The Anabas testudineus chromosome 5, fAnaTes1.2, whole genome shotgun sequence region TGATGGTGAAGGTGAGTGGCTAGGAAATGTATGAGGTCCATGAAATGTCCTTACAACCACAGCAAGACCTCGGTGTGTTAATGTAGGCACTGAGATTGTGCAAACCAGTATGTGTCTGACAGAGACTTATATCTGTTTTATGCACAGATTTTCTTCTGTTAGCGCTACCTCAACATTTTCCCACCTGCAGTAAATTTGCAGCAGGGAGCCAATAACtggaatgttttgttttttttttcccacctcCTCTAACTCAGTGGAAACTCTCCTTCACTCCTGAAGCAATGGGGGATTCTAGGAACAAGACTGCCAATGCTGCACAATTCTTTGTCCTGCTTTTCACACAGTATGCGCTATTCTCATGCTGTATTGTAAATACTTTGCAGGCATATTTAGGAAGTCACACAGACAGGATGCTGCTTCTTACATTGTCACTTTTTATAGTAGGCTGTGCTGTTGTCGGTTTTCACTCTGCAGATGAGCTCACAAGTACTTCACTTGAATCTGTCTTGGTCAGCTCAGCATGTATCtattattttgaataaatctgccaaagaaataaaatgtgatttttagttATTTGAATTGTAAAGGGAATTATGAAATAGATTTTCAAATAGAGCAGTCACTAAAAGTTATAGTTTCACTTTGGCTCTCTAAAGGGGTATCTTGCAATTATACAATCAATGCACACCACCCGGACACCCCCTAACTATTGTAGCAGCTTTTCTTAGTGTTGTTCAGcagtaaaatgtctttatttttttcaaaaacatgGTGAATCTGTCAGTAGTATGTGACCACATGATCATCGGCACAATGTTTAgctgaaaaagacaaacttgTAGGGGgctggagggtggaggggggcGAGTCATCTAACCGAACAACCTCTTCCTTATGAAAGGTCATGCCATTTGTAGTTACGACAAACACCGGTTTGCTCTGTCTGATTTTTGATGTTCGATggagaaaacattaaaggaTGAAAGGCCTCACTATCTCCACTGAATCAGTGGATCTGCCCGGGGCCTTGCAAACAACAGCCACACCACCCCAACACTGCCACCGTTGCCTCCTGTTTTGCGGCATGTcctatttacttatttattcgTCCCTCCTCCGCCTACGACTCACTTCTTATCTCACCCATTAAAATTAATCCTCATCTAAAAATATCTACTCTTGCTCATCAGAGAGGATGTAATCGAGGAGGAGATGGTCTCTCTCaatctccctccctccttccgTCTCCCAGTGTTCAAGGATCTGTGTTTTGAGAAAGTGCTCCTGCTTCAACTTCTGAGgtagaaaaatgacaaacacaaccTGTGTTTGTAAAACTGAGATCTTAATCACACACTGCCATACTTCATTGCCTGCTGAGGCCCAATTTGGATTTCATGTCTGCCTTAGTGTTTGCACTTTTGAATGACTTCACAGGTTTGTTGACACAGTTGCTAACTGTTGAAGCCATATGAATAGAGAACTGTCGCTGCGTAGGCCTAATTTATAGGTATCACGAGTTGAACAAATGACTAAGAACAGGCCACAACATGGTATTAGATACAGAAAGCTTAGAACAGATATTTGAAAAGGGTTTTAGAAAACTGGCAAATTTGAATTGTTGGAAAATAAATTGGGAGAATGtagttaaaataaaagagaggcaacacaaggaaaaaaaatctcactaTATTTTTCAAACTTTCATCCTAATTGGTAACAATTTTGCTGGTGTGCATCACCCTCAGCCGTAAAGTTTTGGACTGATACTAACACACTGAGGCAATGCAATCACGATGACCTACGCAGTTGATCAGGTTGGATAATAACGTCCCCCCTTtttgtgtgctgtgtatttgtctgtgtgtgacctTGTGATCATGCCCCAGTGTGATGCTTTGGTCTGGCTGATTACCTGTCAGCAGGTTTTGTGCATctaacacaaatgcacacacacaagtcccCAACTAGCAACAGACAATACCCACTGGGCAGATCGCTGCACTGTTGCAAGGAACATATTGCTATTTAAAAGAagcgtgcacacaaacacacacacataaatggaCCCATGCAGGGTCTAGGACACAGATTGTCTATTAAGGAGTATATTAGGAGAACCCAAGGGTCCCACACTGAGACTGTTTGTGCAGCATTAGTGAAGAATTTTATGTTGTCTGGTGTCCAGTAATACTCAATAAGAACACATAGACGCAGGACACGGGAGTATGCGGAGCTGACACAAACATTCATCTTTCACTGAACTCCAACATAGGAGAATTATGCCAGCAGGAGGCATATTTGGAGAAACTGATTCTGAGtctgtcatttttttccccctccgCACATaagtgaaaatgatgttttGGTCTTTACAGACAACCAGTGATCAAACAGTTGAGTGATTAGTCTCCTTGGGCTGCATCTTCCTTGGAGTGAAAACCGGTTTTAAAGAGCTTCATGACCCACACAAATCATCTCTCCTGGTTGATTTCTATTTCGGTCCCCTTCATCTGCAACTTCATATctcagcatgtgtgcatgtgtgacttaCTTGTCCCAGTAGTGCTGGATTTGTGATGTGTGGAgctcaataaaaatgtttttaccttGGACGTTGAAAGCAGGAGTTTGGTTTTGTAGAGCATTCATGATTTCATTACAAATACCGGCTGTTCATGGTTTGCATAGCAAtgtcttaattttttttttttttttttttttaaagcagcatcGGTGGCATGAGTGGAGAGTTTGTCCTTAACCCAGTGGCCCTGGTGTTCTCTATTGTTTTAACTTACTTAATAACCTTTGACCTGAGTCTTTTTGTaacctgaatttaaaaagaaatctcaCCCTAGATTCTTATTTTATGCCTCGATTGTAGTTTTATAAGCCAAGGTACTTCACAAATACTGCATATCTTGGACAACGTGTATAAAAACCCCCTGTTGCTTTGCAGTTTTACCAGTACCCCTCTCTCATATGCTTTTATTTCTCACAGTTTCGACTCGCCTTTACTTGTTGGTCTGTGCTTGACATTGCCTGTtttttcgttttgttttgttttctgctgttgttgttgcagtagggttgtacagtaaatactggtTATTCTAGTAGTCAGGTGTTTTTGATGTGATATGATGGAACATCTGCTCCACCAAGTAGTTAAATTATCTACTGTGTCTCCCAGCTTGATGCTGACATTGCCTGTCATTGTGGTGTGCACATCCATATTGTCATTAAATGagaagtgcagctttaaataaagAATCTTTGGCTCATTACTTGCTTTAAAAGTTGTTTATCAGTGTGAGATGTTGACCCTTAACCTCTGATCTGAGGAGTAGCAGTGAATAGTAATAGAATATATTAATCATTATGACTGTATTGCTGCAGCCCATAgcaaattatattatatatatataaaaaatgtgtatGATCACACAATAAATAACCAGCCCTCTGTCTTGTGATCTTTATTCACTTTGGTTCACAAGGTTACAGGTGTTAAGTCAGAGCTGCCGTAGTGGAGCATGAGGTAAGACTGGGGAAACAAGAAGACGTTTCACATCAGTGTGGTGACTGCGAAACTTTGTTCTCCTGGAGTGTCCTGGAGGACCTTTAGAAGTCAGGACCCTCTTTCTTCAGGCTCTTGTAGTCGGTGTTGATGGCCACAAACTGCGGAAGGCAGGGGGAAtatatttaaatctgttttgctTAAATTAAATTCACCCATGCTGTCTTTAGGAGAAAacgcaaacaaaaaaaaaaaacaggggtTGGGAATTTTTTTGGGAACACAGACTCACTTGGATTCAGGCACTcgaaaaacactttatttaccATGATCCTTTCtagttcatttattttccagACTTTGCCTTGCTGAGTCTTTTAGGACAACAGTTTGCATATGTCATGGAAAATATATATTGTGTGGCTGCATGCATGTGTTCTGCATACATCACAGCCCTCCAACcgtgaaaaacacacatttctttgcACTAGCAGTGATAATTTTTTTCCCTGTGTATTTTTCTTGATTGTTCTGTCATTAAAAACTCTCgtctctccttcttttccctCCCCTCTCTACCACACCCCCCCTCCTCATTATGATCATTGTTTGGACTACAGTGGAATTTCGATGTGAGACCTTTGCCTTGCTATCGAGAATTAAACATGCTGTGTCCTGACCTTTTGTCTGCCGCAGCTTTCATTTCACAGGCAAGTAACGCAGCCCTGAAATCCTTAGAAAACACTCTTTTctctgaaaaacacatcatcCAGATCTCCTCTTCTGGGACCTGTCAgttggttgtttttctgctctatTTTGGGTCAGCtgcattaatattttcattagtttgtctggGGCTCTGGCCTTGTTCAAGAGGTAAGGCATATTATTACCAACCACTAAAAGCTCCCGGTTCCATCTGCcttaatttgttttgaaagacactttgttttcctttgtttgaaCAGATGTGGAGAAAGCCAGGAAGCGGCCACATTGATCTGACATTATTTTGCCAACACTAGTTTGTCCAAATCTATTTTGGTGAGTTTCAAAGCTGATGATGAATTTGAGATTTTCAGTGACTGAAAAAACAATGCCATTCTTGTCTAGATTAGTCGTCTGGTAGACGCGATCGGTGTGAGGTAGGAGGtggttgtactgtgtgtgtgtgtgtgtgtgtgtgtgtgtgtgtgtgtgtgtgtgtgtgtgtgtgtgtgtgtgtgtgtgtgtgtgtgtgtgtgtgtgtgtgtgtgagagagatatGGGAATAGTCACCTTGTACTGGTAGGTTGGGTCAAGCTTGTTCCAGGGCTCTGGGTTGTTCTTTTTGTCCCAGAGGCTGCAAATGCGGAAAGATTCAGGGCAtgaggaagaaggaagagaaaagacagcACTCGTGAGAGAGGCATTCATGATGAAGGATAAGAGCAACATAAAGAGCAGATGCAGAGTAAAGAAGACACGGGGAAGAGAAACGGATAGAGATGTCGACAAATAGGAGGATAATGAACAgaaggacagagacaaaaggagTTGAATGTGTAGATGCCGCATGGAGGCAAAAgttggaaaaagagagaggtgATTATGAGATGAGGTGAACTCAGCCCAGTGACTTGGCAGTGGTTCTTTATTCATTAACCAAAGTCTGGATTTCACAGCTCTCCAGTGCAACTGTCCATCCCTTCTCATCCCCTCATGGCAATGCGTCACATTGCCAAAGcacaaacaaagagacagagagactgatgGCAGAGAAAACAGCCCACCACCCCCCCTCCCTATTACCACTGACACTGGTACCATCTCTGAGAGGAAAGCAGCCACTGACCACAGCACTCATCATGAGCTGGTGATGAGGTCAGGCTTTATAGCTGACCCTCAGAACAAGCGGTTCTGTGTGGCCCAAAAATAGGCCACGGGCTAGTGCGCTTTTCCTGCATGTGAGCCGTGAGAGTTCAACATGGTTTGTGCAGCTTCTAAGATATGACGATTTAATACacaacagctgtgtttgttttaaactttaatttaacatgtGCAGCCATCaaaaagtaattattttgaTATTAGTATAAATTTCAGTGCACTCATGGATGGCatgagggttttttttctttgtatttcatcCAATCTAAATCCAGCACCCACAATTAaaccaaaatgtatttgaatttaattagGTTTTACTTTGAATTCATTCTTTTGATTCATAACAGAGCccagctttttatttagtttttcttatcACTGATATATTTATCATTAAGTATCCATACTGGAGGATTTCAAAAATCAGATTAAATCCCAGACTTGGAATTAGTTAACAATGAGATTCTTGAAGAGCACACATTGTCAAAGAGGCGAGTTGAGTTGAAAAGTTATTACAATGGTtatgaggagagacagaaagacttACGTGACATGAGGCCCTCGTGCCAGACGGATCAGATAGAAACTGGCCCCACTGAGGCCCATAGTGAGGAAGAAAAACTGAGGGATTaactgaggagaggagaagagtgCAGTGTATTGGTCCCAGACCTCAgagacacatacaaacataaacaaacatattcTATCAAGTGGTTGTTTGTGATATTtatgatgaacacacacacacacacacacacacacacacacacacacacaggtagttgttattcctgtttttcctctctctgctctcttccaTATGCATGAGACACAGGCCATGTGTGAGGCAGCTCACGGTCAGCCTGGGTTGAACAGGCAAGGACGCCGTGGAAGAGAGAGCTGccatgtttctttgtgtgtcagcCTCTCCTCCTCAACACTATACCTGTCAGACTGAGCGAcagcatctcacacacacacacacacacgcatacataATCCTTGCGCAATTGAACGTAAATGAGCTTGTGCACATTTTCACATCCAGACCTGAGAatgtgcacagaaacacatccaGACAaacttttatttgtcttttctgtgaTGAGTAGAggaattaaaatagaaaaacacattaaatgcaCGGGGGAAAAATGTGATATGTCATCTTTAAAGACCCAAAGCTTGGGCGCAGCCTATTCATCAACACTGCACTGCCGTACGTTTTCTTGTCTACTTTGTGATActctgtgagagaaagagagaaacggAGAGGGAAAGAGTCAAACCACTGGCGAACAGCTGTTCTCAGCTCACACAGATCTAGTCAAGCTGTGGAGAGATGACAGTTTGATCAGGTTGAACTGAAGGATGTCTCTGCTCAGCTGTATCTAGAcatctgtcttctgtctgaTTGCGTTGCCACTTGCCTTGTTGTTGATTAGGGGAATGTCTGGTGATAAAACTTTGATATTCACTACCTTAAACCACAGGGATGAAGCAAATATCCCTCCttcagctgcacacacaaaagcactAAGCACACAAGCACTTAACAACTCTAACCCGGAGCGTGGACTCACTGCTTCAGATGTTTACTCAACACATCAGCTGTCCAAGTGTCAAGATACAGTTTGAGAGCAAAAAAAGCTGAGCTAATGCATTGTAAACATGATGACAAGGGCTACAACTAACAATTACTTTCTATGTGTGATCTGCAAATAATTTTCTCAATTAATACTTTGTGTCTATTAAATGTCAGAACTATCACTCAGCATACTTCTTTTGTCCATCCACCGATTCATAGAAGAACTTTATATCAACAACATATAATTTTATCTACATATCGTCACAAATTATGGTAATGTCAACAATTTCTCAGAGGCCAAAGAGATGTCTTCCTTATTTTATCCTAGCAACAGCCCAAAAGCCTGACATACTGCATTTACAATCACATAAGACACAAGTCTAGTCAGGTTTTATCGCctgtgtttcagctgcagttgTCTTAGTCATTATACTGAGTGTTACTACAGTGTAGTATTAATGTTTGCTGTGGTATATATGTTATaaacttctccttttcttcaAACCAATCTTAACCCTGAAAACATTCTTTGAACTTCCGAGGACCAAAGACCAAAATgtcccctttctttttttcccacacaAGGAATTTAAGACctgtatgtacacatacagacatgagCACAACTCAGTGCACTCACACAGTGCAATGTTCATTTGTGTTCAttcagctgcacacacaaagtCGCAGAAGCAGTATagctttgacacacacacacacatacggaGTCATGTTTCCCTTTAGTAGACACACATTCATCCTTTGAAGACTTACTCCAACCATATAATCACTACTTCTCGTAACCATTAACCTGTTCTTTACCTtgaaaatttaacattttacattttcgTCACAACACAAAGCAGACTCCCTACAGTGTGACTGTAGAAAGAGATTTATGTCCCCACAATATaagtaataaaaatgtgcactCCACAGTGCTGATATCTTCATATCATACTGTATCACTCGGGTGTTGCACCTTTTACCATTCAGCCTGACCGATATACAGTAGGAAGTATTTGATATTTGCTGGGGTTCAATATTGTTGCTGCCCTTATTACGTTTCTGGTGCGCTGCCAAGCCAACCCCGTCAATCCGTGAATGTGGGTCACCCTCAGCAAAGCACTGAGGcaatagaaaacaaaagtacaggaactttcttctttcattttactttattttatttgatgttttattctaattttataAAGAATCGGATAAACAGTATACACAACCTGAAATGTGCACTTACAGGTTTCAAACAAATCTCACAACTGACTTAACTCTTATTCAGCAATTGGAACTGCcttattttttgcatttctcATTGTCCAACATAAAGGTTGGATGGGTCAGTTTATAATATGTTATGATTATGATTTacaatttgtttaattttacgttacttaatttttattaaatatttcttcattAGGTTTTCAGAAATTTcaaactgtgtactgtataaaaatgtttaggCATGCACTTGCAGAGCTGTGCATAACTTGTGTATCTTACAGTATGtctatgtgtatgtgctgtacacacatacacatatagtAGTACGCATGAGGATAAATTATATTTCATATGACAGGGAGTTAAGGATTTCTTCATCAACCCCCCTTAATATCCAAGAAAACAATATGTGACAATATTGGACAAATATTAATCTACCTTTGCAGTCAGTTGATTATGTATAAatcacaatataaaatatagagattagaaataataatgaatatgaTGTGACCTACCCCTGGATGTTTCTTCGCATGCTGAAACATGGTCTTaatcatctttattttcttcccaAACCAAATCCACCAAGAAACACTAAACCctataaaaagaaagacaacagcTACAGTGTAGCAAACGAATCTGCACAAGTAAATGTCTCTGTGCACATTTAtagaaagagctgtttgttagctgaagtacagtatgttggcTAATGCAGTGAAACTTGTTGCCAATCTCTCCCCTCTGCTCTGTcccactccctccctcccacagaataaaagagagggtcagaggggagagggagaagcggagagagagggagagacactCCTAATCCTCATAATCGCATCTGTTGAGGACACTGTATGTTTCCACAGAGGGTCATTGGGTACTCGGTGTCCTAAAGTGttatacaacaacaaaactgcTGCTACtgaaatacagattttttttttttttcacgacacaaacacacaaacatttcctcCCTGAGGTGTAGCTGTTGTGTGACCTGCTCTTATAATGGCTCCTTGTTTAGGCCTCACACCCACAGTTCAGCCATTGTGCTGTGTGGGATAGTtttatgttacagtatattgtcaATTCTGAAATAACGAGCCACTGTTTTTATGTATAGCCATCACTCTAAAACTTGAAAATCACCCTCCAGTGACCATTAAACTTTGCTGTTTTGCAGAGCATCTTGTTCGGTGTAAAGAGGAGAGTAGCAATAGCAGCATACAACATGTCCCTTGGGTCGAGACCTTTGTCCCAGACATGATAATGGCAATTGAttagtcagtgatgcagtgtcTGCAGACCTTTCTGATTCCTTAGCGCACACTTTGCAACCTAATGTAATTAACACCAAAATGCTAAGCTTGGCAAAATGTGCAGGTCATTACTATTCCTTACTTAAGGTacctgttgtgttttcatcatttatcatGCTTAAGTGGATGAGgcaagtgtttttcttttcagccacACTAATGTTAAGGCTCTATGTTATGTCTGTCAACTCCAACACAGAGTTTGATTGAAATATCTCAGCAGTTTTGCATGGTGGCATTTATGGTCCTCAGAGGCTGAACCCTACCCACTTTGATGCTCTCCTGAATCCCCTTGCCCTGTCATcaggttgatttttttttttttataaatacacacaccatACTAGTGTGAGATCATGTAACCCACTTTTCaagttttctactttttctgtCATTCCATGGAGCATTTTTAGTGAAATATCTAGACCATTATTAGATCTATTGCTATGACATTTGGTGCAGATATCCATGGTGCTCAGATGATGAATCCTAATGACTTCGATGATCCCCTgactttttatctctttatccGTCATCTTGCAAAATATTTCAACGGCAACCAAGTCGATTGGCACACAATTTTGCATTAATGATTCCCAGATGGCATGACCCTAATAACTTGAACCTAATAccataataattaaaattgtgGTTTGAGTAGAAGTTCCCTACAGCAGTTGGTAGAATTAGCATAACGTTTGGTGCAGACATTCATGTTCCCTTCAGGATGAACTGTGAGAACTTTCCTGATCCCTGAGTTTTCCGTTAGCACCAACATGTGCCCAAAGCTGGAACTCtacctactgtacatgcaaaACGAATTTAATTCCAGTCATCCTCATCGGTACTTCGTTCAAATCTAAGTGGGACATGTTAAAATACTTAAGTGAAGACTCTTGTAACTGTAGTCttctaaacacattttagaaTATAAGGAGGATAACAAATTCATCATCCGTGTGTCA contains the following coding sequences:
- the LOC113154850 gene encoding cytochrome c oxidase subunit NDUFA4; its protein translation is MIKTMFQHAKKHPGLIPQFFFLTMGLSGASFYLIRLARGPHVTLWDKKNNPEPWNKLDPTYQYKFVAINTDYKSLKKEGPDF